From the genome of Solanum stenotomum isolate F172 chromosome 5, ASM1918654v1, whole genome shotgun sequence:
ataagtaatttttttttaaaatggggtCCCCAAGCGATGATTTTAGTGGCCTAGGGGTTAAGACTACCCTGGCCTAGGCCTACACGGCTTTAAAACACATCACTAGTTGGTATGGCCTTCTTGCGTAAATACCCAACATCCCTCTTGTTTTTTTgccaatgtgagacttttaaTCTTAAGCTTAGGCATCACATACACCCCCTCTATGGACTCAGCATCCTCGCTGAGATTTGCCCCACCAAATGGGAATTGCATACACTCATCACTAAGGTTTGCCCCGTCTTATAGGATTTACCTAAACTCAATTGAACTTTGGCCCACATCGACAAGGCTGAATGAAGAGTGGCTTTGATACAAACTTTGGCATGACCCAATTAAGGACAGTGGTCAACTCGAAGGGGGAGAATCCCAAAGCAAGCATTACCAAAATTCTATACAAAATCAAGCAGAGTTTCCTTTATTTTTAGGCCTATCCTGAATTTTTCCTGTCTCAGAAATCCACAACACACTAATAACAACTAAAAGCCAAGAAATAATTTCCATCAATGATCAAGTTGTAACTCAATAATACCAATTTTATCTCCAAATATGAGAAAAGAAGTTCAAAACTAGTCACTTGACTACAATGCAAAGGAATAATCATGACTCaattaaaaagaatgaaaaatagaGCGactctaaaattaataaacataACAAATCAATAGATCACTTGCCACACGAAGCAATGTGGGGCTCACCAGATAATACCAAATCACACTCTCTAGTTAATAAAATCCTCTTCAATACCACCTGAGTTCTCTGTAAAACAATTAGCGAGGAGTGAGACGCTAGCTTAGTGAGTAATAACACTTAACTACAACAATTTGAGACGAGGGACAAGTCAGAAAACATGTTAGTTTGATAATCAAATTGACAATATTAATGCTTTTTTCAGAAACGGTAACAATATTTAATCTTATTTGCCTCATATAAGCAAAATAAATGTAAACACTTAGTAGTAAACTCAGAATAACACTTTCATATCAAATCTTATATCTAGGAGATTTCCAAGGATGAAACATGTAATCAATGTGGCCTTCTCTTTAAGAAGTAACCAGTAACGGTGAATTCCTCATAAAGGAGTTAAGTATTCATATCGGTGGATCCCTACTCGAGGGATATCAATAACGGTATGCTAGTTCTACCTTCCCACTAGCAAGGGCTTTATCGGTAATCAGTAACTACAAGGTGCACCAGGTCTAACAAACCCGTCGTTAGCTACATGATTCATCAAGGTCTACTCCAATTTATACTTTTCTTATAATCAGTACAATCATTTCAAAATCGAACAAAGCATTTAAGTCttataaaatcatattatttcaaagtttaaCAATCACATGTCAAAATACAATTTCTCAAAGAAGTGTAAAACCCTTTCAATAAGAGTAATCATATCTTATAAAAATGAGATCAtctcaaataattttttcaatatcaTATCGAGTAAAAGACTTGTCCCACATGCAAATTCAAAAGATTCGGTAACACATTTACTTTATAAACCatgtaaaaatcatgaaatttgtGAAATACAAATTGTAGTAAGATTACTACTCACAGTACTCATGTTGAAATACAAATCTTGTCACATCAAGTAATCTGTACGACTTTAATTCGATTAACCTATATTCACATCATATAAATCTCGTGTTAAATCTCCTTGTTAGAGCTATTTCATGAACTAATTTACAATACCCAATCCCGAAGGTTACAGTTCAACCATCACTTGTCAACTCATATTTATTCATTGGTCTGTCAGTTGTTCGATTTCTAGCAACAAAGAGTCatagtttcaaatatttctGTTTGAAACATTCACTAACACCAACTCAATTTAAGCATCACAATGTAACTCAACTAGTGAATTTCAAGTGATTTCGATAAGAGAATACCCATGGACAAATGAAGATTTTTATTCTAGTAACCCTAAGAGATTTATATTGTGATGCTTAAATTGAGTTGGTGTTTAAGTATGGTGGGCTGCAATGAACCTGAACTTTTATAGTGAATTAGTTTGTGAAAGTTTCAAACATAAACATTTGAAATTATGACTCTTTGTTGCTGGAAATTGAACGACTGACAGgccagtgaataaatatgagttGACAAGTGAGGGTTGAACCGTAACCTTGGTAATTGGGTATTGTAAATTAGTTCATGGAATAGCTCTAACAAGGAGTCTTAGCACGAGATTTATATGACGGGAATATAGGTTGATCAATTTAAAGTCATACAGATTACATGAAGTGACAAGTTTGCTATTTCAACACGAGTACTCTGAGTAGTAATCTTACCACAGTTTGTATTTCacaaatttcatgatttttacatGGTTTATAAAGTAAATATGTAACCAAATGTTTTGAACTTGCATGTGGGACAAGTTTTTTACTTGATGTGATACTGAATAGATTATTTGAGATGATCTCATTTTTATAAGATATGATTACCATTATTGAAAGGGTTTTACACTTATTTGAGAAATGGTATTTTGACATGTGATTGTTAAACTCTgaaataatatgatttgataAAACTTAAATGCTCTGTTCAATTTTGAAATGCTTCTAATGATTTCAAGAAAAGTATAAATGGGAGTAGAACTTGATGAAAACGATAAATTTTTTAGACCTGGTGCACCTTGTAGTTACCGATTACAGATAAAGCCCTTGCTAATGCGAAGGTAGAACTAGCATACCGTTACCGATATCCCTGGAGTAGGGATCCAGCGATATAAATACTTTACTCCTTTATGGGGAGTTCACCGTTATTGGTTACTTCTTAAAGAAAAGGCCATACTGATTACATGATTCATCCTTTGAAAACTCCtagatataaaatttgatatgaaagtGGTTTTTTGAGTTTACTACTATGTATTTACATTGATTTTGCTTACATGAGGCAAATAAGATTGAATATTGTCACCATTTCTGAAAAAGGCATtgatttttatcaatttaactATTATACTACCATGTTTTCTAAGTTGTCCCTCGTCTAATATGGTTGTGGTTAAGTGTTATTACTCACCGAGCTAGCGTCTCACTCCTCGCTAATTGGTTTTACAGAGAGATCGGGTGATATTGAAGAGGATTTCATTAACTAGAGAGTGTGATTTGGCATCATCTAGTGAGTCCCCGCATTGCTTCGCGTGGCAAGAGATCTATTGATTTGTTATGTTTTTAATTAACTCCTAGAGTTGCTCCATTagtcattatttttaattgagtCGTGAATATTCCTTTGCATTGTAGTCAAGTGCTAGTTTTGAACTTCTTTCTCATATTTGGAGATAAAATTGGCATTGTTGCGTGATAATTAGATCATTGATTGAAATTATTTCTTGGCTTATAGTTGTTATTAGTCTGTTGTGGATTTCTGATACAGGAAAAATTCAGGATAGTCCTAAAAATAAAGGAAACTATACCCGATTTTCTATTGAATTTTGGTAAGGCTTGCTTTGGGATTCTCCCCCTTAGCGCCGGTCACTGTCCTAAATTGGATCGTGACATTTTCATTGAGACCATGAGAGCTAGGTAATCAGAAATTGAGAGAACCCAATTGTGTCCAGTTATCATAAAAAATGCTAGCATGCCTAATTCTAGTTTCCCACCCGATTTTATGATAGGAATCATTCCTTGCTTGTAACTTACATTTTGACAGGAACTTGACTCTTAATGAGTAGTTTCTGATTTTCAGTATCATCATTTAGCACCTTTTGAGAGACTAAAACATGAAGATTCTCCATGGGTTGAGACTTTCCGGATATTGTTAATGTAACTTCTAAATTCTCCCATGTTTCTGCCCTTATCAAAACCTTAAGCCTTTTGTTATGCTCGATTGGATAACTTTCATCCCCACTGCCAATTGTTAAAATTTGTAAAGGAACCTGATATGTCGCTTCTGCTAATTCATTCCACATAGTAATCTCTCTTTCAAGCTTCAGTTCTTTATCTGTAATACAAATATCAACATCCTAGGTTCCTTCTTTCTCTCCTTTGTTTACAGGAAAGTGTTCCTTTAACAATGATTCTTTTCCACTAATCCATCATCTTGCTTTGAAGGCTCATCAGAACAATTTCTCTCACTTATTGTCCTGATTACTATCCTCCCCATTTTCATGCACTTGTGATTTTCAAGCACCTGTCATTTTATTGGTATTGTTATTAAGAATTTAACTATGGActttaaaagtattttctaaACAAATTTAGTTATAAAACTTATGATTTATTATAATGTTTTATCAACTATTACTCactttgtttgatttattttgcATCTGAAGCCACAaaatttaaggaatttttttttaaaaaaaataaaattatggtcTTAAATTTGCAATAATATTTATGTGACGGTAAAACAATATCATTTACagtataattaaattttttatagttcaactatttttaaataaatatagatgTTTCGCAAATCACAATGAgctaaaaattaaaagagataCGTAATATGGAACATCCAtagtaaaatttatttcaaagaaaaagttTAGCCAATAGAAGTTAGaaatcacacaaacaattagaTCCTTTCGCAATCTAAAATCTTACTATTCTTTTAAGACATTCAATGCTAATATGAATAACAGACAAGGTCTGGCCATCTCCCACTTACAGTATGCTGATGACACATTgatattttgtgatgcagacaGCTCTCAACTAAAGTACTTGGGAGTAATTCTGATCCATTTTGAAGCCATCTCAGGCCTACACATCAATTGGAGAAAGAGCTTCATCTTTCCTGTCAATGAGGTGCCTAGGATAAACATGCTTGCAAATATTCTAGGGGGGAAGATAGGGGATCTTCCCACAACATACCTTGGCATGCCTTTGGGTGAAAAGAGCAGGTCAAAAGGTATCTGGAACAACATTCTAGAAAAGTGTGAGAAGAAGCTGGTGAATTGGAAGAGTCAATATTTGTCCTTGGGAGGAAGAGTCACACTCATCAACAGTGTGCTAGATGCTCTACCCACATATATGATGTCTGTTTTCCATATGCCTGCAAATGTGATTGATAGAATGGATGCAATTAGGAGGAATTTTTTGTGGCAAGGAAATTGTATATCCTAATAATCATAAATTCCATCTAGTGAAGTGGGACCAAGTCATTCTCAGCAAAAAGGAAGGAGGTTTGGGGATAAGGAATCTGAAAATCCAGAATCAAAGCTTACTTATGAAGTGGTTATGGAGATTTTCCTCACAAGAACAAGCTCTCTGGAAGGAAACAATAAAGGCTAGGTTTGGTATGGAGAATTTGTGGATCACC
Proteins encoded in this window:
- the LOC125863802 gene encoding uncharacterized protein LOC125863802, yielding MNNRQGLAISHLQYADDTLIFCDADSSQLKYLGVILIHFEAISGLHINWRKSFIFPVNEVPRINMLANILGGKIGDLPTTYLGMPLGEKSRSKGIWNNILEKCEKKLVNWKSQYLSLGGRVTLINSVLDALPTYMMSVFHMPANVIDRMDAIRRNFLWQGNLVGLELLRLLHGHVGVVVLVLVDGVEGVEGLGMQSLFHGYVEEGVVLVFLGTGGDS